A window of the Coprobacter fastidiosus genome harbors these coding sequences:
- the radA gene encoding DNA repair protein RadA, whose translation MAKTKSVYICTNCGADSPKWIGKCPICGEWNSYVEEIINTKPSATKSSYHSTENSKSKPLKLNEINIAEEPRIDVRNSELNRVLGGGLVPGSLVLIGGEPGIGKSTLILQTVLGLHGKKTLYVSGEESARQLKLRADRIQKSENPDCYIVCETSLEEIFVHIKNVQPDLVIIDSIQTISTETIESSPGSVSQVRECSASILKFAKETGTPVLLIGHINKEGSIAGPKVLEHIVDTVLQFEGDQHYMYRILRSIKNRFGSTAELGIYEMRQNGLREVSNPSELLLSQNHEGLSGVAIAAAIEGIRPFLIETQSLVSTAAYGTPQRSATGFDLRRMNMLLAVLEKRVGFKLAQKDVFLNIAGGLKVNDPAMDLSIISAILSSNMDMAIENHTCMTGEVGLSGEIRPVNRIEQRISEAEKLGFKRILIPYNNLKGFDDKKLNIEIVPVRKVEEAFRQLFG comes from the coding sequence ATGGCAAAAACAAAATCGGTATATATATGCACCAATTGCGGAGCTGATTCTCCGAAATGGATAGGGAAATGCCCTATTTGCGGAGAATGGAACAGTTATGTAGAGGAAATCATCAATACTAAACCTTCAGCAACTAAAAGTTCATATCACTCGACCGAAAACAGCAAATCGAAACCTCTTAAACTGAATGAAATAAATATTGCAGAAGAGCCTCGTATAGATGTGCGAAACAGTGAATTGAACAGGGTTCTCGGAGGAGGTCTGGTTCCTGGCTCATTAGTTTTGATCGGCGGCGAACCCGGAATAGGGAAATCGACTCTGATTTTACAGACGGTTTTAGGTTTACATGGGAAAAAAACATTGTATGTCTCCGGAGAAGAAAGTGCCCGCCAACTGAAATTACGAGCAGACCGAATACAAAAAAGTGAAAATCCTGATTGTTATATCGTTTGTGAAACTTCTTTAGAAGAAATATTCGTGCATATTAAAAACGTACAACCCGATTTAGTTATCATAGATTCTATTCAAACCATATCGACCGAGACGATCGAATCTTCTCCGGGAAGTGTATCTCAAGTGCGGGAATGCTCTGCATCAATTCTCAAATTTGCAAAAGAAACCGGAACTCCCGTCTTATTGATCGGACATATTAATAAAGAAGGCAGTATTGCCGGACCTAAGGTTCTGGAGCACATCGTTGATACCGTGCTGCAATTCGAGGGAGATCAACACTATATGTACCGAATTCTCAGGTCTATAAAAAACAGATTCGGAAGCACTGCCGAATTGGGAATATATGAAATGAGACAAAACGGACTTCGTGAAGTCAGTAACCCCTCCGAGCTATTACTATCTCAGAATCATGAGGGATTAAGCGGGGTCGCCATAGCTGCGGCCATAGAAGGAATACGTCCATTTCTGATCGAAACGCAATCTTTAGTAAGCACTGCCGCATACGGTACACCACAACGGTCGGCAACAGGATTCGATTTAAGAAGAATGAATATGCTTTTGGCTGTTCTCGAGAAACGTGTCGGATTTAAACTTGCACAAAAAGATGTGTTCCTAAATATCGCCGGAGGATTGAAAGTTAACGATCCAGCTATGGACTTATCTATTATCAGCGCTATTCTTTCGTCCAATATGGACATGGCCATCGAGAACCACACCTGTATGACCGGAGAAGTCGGACTGTCCGGAGAAATACGACCCGTCAACCGAATCGAACAGAGAATATCGGAAGCAGAAAAATTAGGATTCAAACGCATTTTGATTCCGTACAACAATCTAAAAGGGTTTGATGATAAAAAACTGAATATAGAAATTGTTCCCGTCCGTAAAGTCGAAGAAGCTTTCCGACAACTATTCGGATAA
- a CDS encoding NAD(P)/FAD-dependent oxidoreductase, with protein MIKELKIRVLPKQASSEYNIIQAVSQEYAIDLSSIKAIRVLKRSIDARQRQVMINMQLKVYINEIPTDDEYIHTYYDDVSDKSPVIIVGAGPAGLFAALRLIELGRRPIIIERGKNVHERRKDIARISREQIVNSESNYSFGEGGAGAFSDGKLYTRSKKRGSVDRILNIFCQHGADTSILADAHPHIGTDKLPVVIENIRKQIEKSGGEIHFETRMDKLLIKNDEIIGVETQNGKEFHAPVILATGHSARDVYYHLYESGIELESKGFAVGVRLEHPQHLIDQLQYHNPKGRGEYLPAAEYSFVAQVNGRGVYSFCMCPGGFVVPAASGPNQIVVNGMSPSNRGSVWANSGMVVEIRPEDIDQYSRYGVLSGIKFQEELEYQCYVNGNCKQTAPAQRMTDFVNKKVSFDLPKSSYTPGVISSPLHFWMPEFITSRLREGFSYFGKISKGFLTREALMIGVETRTSSPVRIPRYKGNMQHVRIKGLYPCGEGAGYAGGIVSAAIDGERCAEAAAQYM; from the coding sequence ATGATCAAAGAATTAAAAATAAGAGTACTACCAAAACAGGCTTCATCGGAATATAATATAATTCAAGCCGTATCACAAGAATACGCCATTGACTTATCTTCGATCAAAGCGATCCGAGTATTGAAACGCTCGATAGACGCCCGTCAAAGACAGGTTATGATCAACATGCAATTAAAAGTATATATCAATGAAATACCTACTGACGATGAATATATACATACTTACTATGACGATGTATCGGACAAGTCTCCTGTCATTATCGTAGGAGCAGGTCCTGCAGGTTTGTTCGCGGCTTTACGCCTGATCGAACTCGGACGCCGCCCCATTATCATAGAACGAGGAAAAAATGTTCATGAACGACGTAAAGATATTGCCCGTATAAGCCGGGAACAGATCGTAAACAGCGAATCGAATTACAGTTTCGGAGAAGGAGGAGCCGGAGCTTTTTCGGATGGAAAACTATATACTCGAAGCAAAAAAAGAGGATCGGTAGATCGCATTTTAAATATCTTCTGTCAACATGGTGCAGACACATCTATTTTAGCAGACGCCCACCCTCATATAGGTACAGATAAATTACCGGTCGTTATCGAAAACATCCGGAAGCAAATAGAAAAATCGGGCGGCGAGATACATTTCGAAACCCGAATGGATAAACTTTTAATAAAAAACGATGAAATCATCGGGGTAGAAACCCAAAACGGAAAAGAGTTTCACGCACCCGTTATTCTGGCAACCGGACATTCTGCCAGAGATGTATATTATCATTTATACGAATCAGGGATAGAACTGGAAAGCAAAGGCTTCGCCGTAGGTGTGCGTCTGGAACATCCGCAGCATCTGATAGATCAATTGCAGTACCACAATCCTAAAGGTAGAGGAGAATATCTTCCGGCAGCCGAATACAGTTTTGTAGCTCAAGTAAACGGGCGTGGTGTTTATTCATTCTGCATGTGTCCGGGAGGTTTTGTCGTTCCGGCAGCCAGCGGACCTAATCAAATCGTTGTAAACGGAATGTCTCCCTCAAATCGAGGATCAGTATGGGCTAATTCGGGGATGGTCGTAGAAATAAGACCGGAAGATATTGACCAATATTCACGATACGGAGTATTGTCAGGAATAAAATTTCAGGAAGAACTCGAATATCAGTGCTATGTGAATGGGAATTGTAAACAAACAGCCCCAGCCCAACGAATGACAGATTTTGTCAATAAAAAAGTATCGTTCGATCTGCCTAAATCGTCATACACCCCGGGAGTCATCTCCTCTCCTCTCCACTTTTGGATGCCGGAATTCATTACTTCGCGCCTTAGAGAAGGATTTTCTTATTTCGGTAAAATATCGAAAGGCTTTCTTACAAGAGAAGCACTAATGATCGGAGTAGAAACAAGGACATCCTCTCCGGTAAGAATCCCCCGATATAAAGGAAACATGCAACACGTTCGCATTAAAGGATTATACCCTTGCGGTGAAGGCGCCGGATATGCAGGAGGTATTGTTTCGGCGGCTATCGATGGTGAACGTTGCGCCGAAGCAGCAGCACAATATATGTAA
- a CDS encoding carbon starvation CstA family protein, which yields MITFCIALLVLIGGYFIYGKFIERVFGIEPDRKTPAIKNPDGVDFVPLPRWKIFMIQFLNIAGLGPIFGAIMGAKFGTSSFLWIVFGTIFAGAVHDYLSGMISLRHNGESLPETIGRYLGVTTKQIMRGFTVILMILVGAVFVAGPAELLAMLTPESLDSTFWIYVVFIYYIIATLFPIDKIIGRVYPFFAAALLFMAIGILAILLIQFPAIPEITDGLQNKHPNAVNSPIFPMMFISIACGAISGFHATQSPLMARCMTNENQGRSIFYGSMVTEGIVALIWAAAATYFFSPEGQSAFGITENADNVNGSAAIIVQKISEGWLGVIGGFLAILGVIAAPITSGDTAFRSARLIIADFMKIEQKSITKRLVICIPLFILAIGILIYSLADKNGFEMIWRYFAWCNQTLAVFTLWAITVYLAQKKKLYWVTLIPALFMTTVTITYILYDPIGINLSYNLSVSIGIGMAIISGIYFFLKLPKLKNVQ from the coding sequence ATGATCACATTCTGTATTGCTTTATTAGTGCTTATCGGAGGTTATTTTATTTACGGAAAATTCATTGAAAGGGTTTTCGGAATCGAACCCGACCGTAAGACTCCGGCAATCAAGAACCCCGACGGAGTAGATTTTGTACCTCTTCCCCGTTGGAAAATATTTATGATCCAATTTCTGAACATCGCCGGACTCGGTCCTATTTTCGGAGCTATTATGGGAGCAAAATTCGGGACTTCTTCTTTTTTATGGATCGTATTCGGTACTATATTCGCCGGAGCAGTACATGATTATCTTTCCGGAATGATCTCTTTACGGCATAACGGAGAGAGCCTTCCGGAAACTATCGGACGTTATTTAGGCGTCACCACCAAACAGATCATGCGAGGCTTTACAGTAATTTTAATGATACTGGTCGGTGCCGTTTTTGTTGCAGGTCCGGCAGAATTACTCGCAATGTTGACTCCCGAATCTCTTGATTCTACATTCTGGATTTATGTAGTATTTATCTATTACATCATCGCTACACTATTCCCTATCGATAAAATAATCGGACGGGTATATCCCTTTTTTGCTGCCGCATTGCTCTTTATGGCGATTGGAATACTTGCCATATTACTCATTCAGTTTCCTGCCATACCCGAAATCACCGACGGACTACAAAACAAACATCCGAATGCAGTAAATTCCCCAATCTTTCCAATGATGTTCATTAGCATTGCCTGCGGGGCAATTTCAGGATTTCACGCAACTCAATCTCCATTAATGGCTCGATGCATGACCAATGAAAATCAAGGACGTTCGATATTTTATGGTTCTATGGTTACCGAAGGTATTGTCGCTCTGATATGGGCAGCAGCAGCTACTTACTTTTTCAGCCCTGAAGGCCAATCGGCATTCGGGATAACCGAAAATGCAGATAATGTAAACGGAAGTGCTGCTATCATCGTGCAAAAAATTTCTGAAGGCTGGTTAGGGGTTATCGGTGGATTCCTAGCCATACTCGGAGTAATCGCAGCCCCCATAACGTCAGGAGATACCGCATTCCGCTCTGCTCGCCTTATTATTGCGGATTTTATGAAGATAGAACAAAAGTCGATTACCAAACGGTTAGTAATTTGCATTCCTTTATTTATACTCGCAATCGGAATTCTTATCTACAGTCTTGCCGATAAAAACGGTTTTGAAATGATCTGGAGATATTTTGCATGGTGTAACCAAACTCTTGCCGTATTCACGCTATGGGCTATTACCGTATACCTCGCACAAAAAAAGAAATTATATTGGGTTACTCTTATTCCGGCCCTTTTTATGACAACAGTTACAATCACCTATATACTGTATGATCCTATCGGAATCAATCTTTCATATAATTTATCCGTAAGTATCGGAATCGGCATGGCCATCATTTCCGGAATCTATTTCTTTCTCAAATTACCGAAACTGAAAAACGTACAATAA
- a CDS encoding glycoside hydrolase family 3 N-terminal domain-containing protein, with the protein MRERKKIIRSVFLCAFVSAFVACSNKADYKDSSLPVETRVQDLLGRMTVEEKAAQLDMLSAKEIVIDENTLSDEQLKHFVDSMCIGAVHDLYPAHAAVANLIQKHAVENSRLGIPLLFIEEGLHGYQGVKGTAFPIPIGNSSSWDTTMLYSIGRVIATEARAHGVHFILGPNLDLAHEIRWGRVEETFGEDPYLTSRLGVNLVKGMQGNDLRDNNTVASEPKHFGIHGIPESGTNASSVNIGEREARSFHLYTFEKAVKEGHAQGVMAAYHDIDGIPCVANEWLLSKILREEWGFDGIVVSDLGAIRRQVNDHHTAVDTEDAVVKSLKAGLNMQFYDFPYDDFQKAVVESVKNGTLDEAILDSRVADVLRLKFRLGLFENPYTEDSLAVQAENNAEHKALALKAAQESLILLKNENNTLPFKQDVKRITLVGELANQSLLGGYSPAQARGITVYEALKDKFGKNVRIDFIESQIEDSFKSIPNSVLYTEAGGENGVYVEFFNGIDLKGTPAYKSVDPEISHYWHNLSPVPGVNRDMFSARWKGVIKAPVTGEYEFKMSADNWSKLYLGGKLVIDQWDNGKNNGTYRIRLQAGQILPIQVEYAEIDDNAWTSIEWRLVGRTMSADALYNRVIASARTSDITIVVVGESMNLVGEGKDRQNLNMNERDVKLLQAVHASGCPAATVLMHGRPFVMTPADEYSDAILDAWYPGEFGGKAIVEALFGDINPSGKLTVSVPRSQGQLPVTYLKKRSFKHWYVDGNTTPLYAFGHGLSYTTFKYGDMQLSAKEINKDENLTVSFTVENTGKMRGTEICQLYLTDKVSSVSLPGKALKGFSRVELAPGEKKTVEIILTPEHFSLINADMQRVVEPGLFEISVGPSSATIELKGEVTVK; encoded by the coding sequence ATGAGAGAGAGAAAAAAAATTATCCGGAGCGTATTCCTATGCGCTTTCGTATCGGCTTTTGTCGCTTGTAGCAATAAAGCCGATTACAAAGATTCGTCATTACCTGTCGAAACTCGAGTACAGGATTTATTGGGGCGTATGACAGTAGAAGAAAAAGCTGCTCAACTGGATATGCTGTCGGCAAAAGAAATTGTCATAGACGAAAATACTTTATCCGACGAACAGTTGAAGCATTTTGTAGATAGCATGTGTATCGGGGCTGTCCATGATTTATATCCTGCTCATGCTGCAGTAGCTAATCTTATACAAAAACATGCGGTGGAAAACTCGCGTTTGGGTATTCCTTTGCTTTTTATAGAGGAAGGATTGCACGGCTATCAAGGTGTAAAAGGTACAGCTTTCCCTATTCCTATCGGTAATTCTTCGAGCTGGGATACAACCATGCTCTATTCTATCGGAAGGGTTATTGCCACAGAAGCCCGTGCTCATGGCGTGCATTTCATATTGGGCCCGAATTTGGATCTTGCTCATGAAATAAGATGGGGGCGTGTTGAGGAAACTTTCGGTGAAGATCCGTATTTGACTTCTCGATTGGGGGTTAATCTTGTAAAAGGTATGCAAGGCAATGACTTGAGAGATAATAATACCGTGGCATCAGAGCCTAAACATTTCGGTATTCATGGTATTCCGGAATCGGGGACAAATGCCTCATCGGTTAATATCGGCGAACGAGAAGCCCGTTCATTCCATTTATATACTTTCGAAAAAGCGGTGAAAGAGGGACATGCTCAAGGGGTAATGGCTGCTTATCATGATATTGACGGGATTCCTTGCGTTGCGAATGAATGGCTGTTGTCTAAGATCTTACGTGAAGAGTGGGGCTTTGACGGCATTGTAGTATCGGATTTAGGAGCTATAAGAAGACAGGTAAACGATCATCATACGGCTGTGGATACTGAAGATGCTGTCGTTAAATCTCTTAAAGCCGGGTTGAATATGCAGTTTTACGATTTCCCTTACGATGATTTTCAGAAAGCTGTTGTCGAGTCCGTTAAAAACGGAACGCTGGATGAAGCAATTCTCGATAGTAGGGTTGCCGATGTATTAAGGCTGAAATTCCGTTTGGGATTATTTGAGAATCCTTATACTGAGGACTCTCTGGCTGTTCAAGCCGAAAATAATGCGGAACATAAGGCTTTAGCTTTGAAAGCTGCACAAGAGTCTTTGATCTTGTTGAAAAATGAAAACAATACGTTGCCGTTTAAACAAGATGTAAAACGTATTACTCTGGTGGGAGAACTGGCAAATCAGTCGTTGTTGGGCGGTTATTCTCCGGCTCAGGCAAGAGGTATTACGGTATATGAGGCATTAAAAGATAAATTCGGTAAAAATGTCCGTATCGATTTTATAGAAAGTCAGATAGAAGATTCTTTCAAATCTATTCCCAATTCGGTACTGTATACAGAAGCCGGTGGGGAAAATGGTGTTTATGTGGAATTTTTTAACGGAATAGACCTGAAAGGAACTCCGGCGTATAAGAGTGTAGATCCTGAGATTTCACATTATTGGCATAATTTAAGCCCTGTTCCGGGTGTGAACAGAGATATGTTTTCGGCTCGTTGGAAAGGGGTCATAAAAGCTCCTGTAACCGGAGAGTATGAGTTCAAGATGTCTGCAGATAATTGGAGTAAACTGTATTTAGGCGGAAAGCTGGTCATCGATCAGTGGGATAATGGTAAAAACAATGGTACATACCGTATTCGTTTACAAGCCGGACAGATACTCCCGATACAGGTGGAATATGCGGAAATCGATGATAATGCATGGACTTCTATCGAATGGAGGCTTGTCGGTCGTACTATGTCTGCCGATGCTTTATATAATCGGGTTATTGCTTCGGCACGCACGTCGGATATTACTATTGTTGTTGTAGGAGAATCGATGAATCTCGTCGGAGAGGGGAAAGACCGGCAGAATTTGAATATGAATGAGCGAGATGTCAAGCTGTTGCAAGCTGTGCATGCATCCGGATGTCCGGCAGCTACGGTATTGATGCATGGCCGCCCGTTCGTAATGACTCCGGCAGATGAATATTCCGATGCCATATTAGATGCTTGGTATCCGGGAGAATTTGGAGGAAAAGCCATTGTGGAGGCTCTTTTCGGAGATATCAATCCTTCGGGTAAACTGACAGTCAGTGTCCCTCGTTCCCAAGGGCAATTGCCGGTTACTTATCTAAAAAAACGTTCTTTTAAACATTGGTACGTAGATGGAAATACGACTCCATTATACGCATTTGGTCATGGACTTAGTTATACGACATTTAAGTATGGAGATATGCAATTGTCTGCTAAGGAAATAAATAAGGATGAGAATCTTACGGTTTCTTTTACTGTTGAGAATACAGGTAAAATGCGAGGTACGGAAATATGCCAGTTGTATTTGACCGATAAGGTTAGTAGCGTATCGCTTCCCGGAAAAGCCTTAAAAGGATTTTCTCGTGTAGAGTTAGCTCCGGGAGAAAAGAAAACCGTAGAGATTATTTTAACTCCCGAACATTTTTCATTGATCAATGCCGATATGCAGCGAGTTGTAGAACCCGGATTGTTCGAAATATCTGTAGGCCCTTCTTCTGCAACGATCGAACTGAAAGGGGAAGTGACTGTTAAATGA
- the ileS gene encoding isoleucine--tRNA ligase, translating into MSKKFTEYSHFDLSEINKEVLKKWDEENVFHKSLEVREGCPSFVFYEGPPSANGMPGIHHVMARSIKDIFCRYKTMKGFHVKRKAGWDTHGLPVELGVEKALGITKEDIGKTISVADYNAACRKDVMKYTREWEDLTHKMGYWVDMNDPYITYDNRYIETLWWLLKQLYNKGLLYKGYTIQPYSPAAGTGLSSHELNQPGCYRDVKDTTVVAQFKMKNPKPEMAEWGTPYFLAWTTTPWTLPSNTALCVGPKIDYVAVQSYNPYSGKPITVVLAKALLNTHFNPKAADLALEDYKPGDKLIPYKVIAEYKGPDLVGMEYEQLIPWVNPGEGAFRVISGDYVTTEDGTGIVHIAPTFGADDAQVAKAAGIPPLQMVNKKGELRPMVDLTGKFYLLDELDDTFVKECVNVDLYKEYAGRFVKNAYDPNLTDKDETLDISICMMMKANNQAFKIEKHVHNYPHCWRTDKPVLYYPLDSWFIKSTACKDQMIELNKTINWKPESTGTGRFGKWLENLNDWNLSRSRYWGTPLPIWRSEEGEEKCIGSVEELYNEIEKSIAAGFMKLNPYKEKGFVPGEYKKENYDKIDLHRPYVDDIVLVSESGKPMKRESDLIDVWFDSGAMPYAQIHYPFENKELLDSHEIYPADFIAEGVDQTRGWFFTLHAIATMVFGSVAYKAVISNGLVLDKNGNKMSKRLGNAVDPFSTIEKYGSDPLRWYMITNSSPWDNLKFDTDGIEEVRRKFFGTLYNTYSFFALYANVDGFTFSEPEIPVAERPEIDRWIISLLNTLVKEVDEHYNNFEPTRAGRAISDFVNDNLSNWYVRLNRKRFWGGTMDADKLSAYQTLYTCLETVAALMSPIAPFFADRLFRDLTSATGRSDKSVHLCDFPTLHPEYIDKTLEERMQIAQDITSMVLALRRKVNIKVRQPLTALMVPVLDEKQKEEIEAVKDLILNEVNVKELNFVDNTAGILVKRIKPDFKKLGPRYGKIMKQLAAAIASMEQEEIARFETEGQFTFDIESQQATIELNDVDIISEDIPGWLVANEGRLTVALDITVTEELRLEGIARELVNRIQNIRKASGFDITDKITVKLTSHSETDFAINKYEDYIAKQVLADSIEIVDTVSDENCTELDFDSFKLQVSVTKA; encoded by the coding sequence ATGAGTAAAAAGTTTACCGAATATTCTCACTTCGATTTATCCGAGATAAACAAAGAGGTACTGAAAAAATGGGATGAAGAAAATGTATTCCACAAGAGTCTGGAAGTTCGTGAAGGTTGCCCGTCTTTCGTATTTTATGAAGGACCGCCTTCTGCAAACGGAATGCCGGGTATTCATCACGTAATGGCACGATCGATCAAAGATATTTTTTGCCGTTACAAAACGATGAAAGGGTTTCATGTTAAACGTAAAGCCGGTTGGGATACTCACGGATTACCCGTAGAATTAGGCGTAGAAAAAGCACTCGGAATTACCAAGGAAGATATCGGAAAGACGATCTCGGTAGCTGATTATAATGCCGCATGCCGTAAAGACGTGATGAAATATACCCGTGAATGGGAAGACCTTACTCATAAAATGGGATATTGGGTAGATATGAACGATCCTTATATCACATACGACAACCGTTATATCGAAACTCTATGGTGGTTATTAAAGCAACTTTATAATAAAGGACTGCTCTACAAAGGATATACGATTCAGCCTTACTCTCCGGCCGCAGGGACAGGATTGAGTTCTCATGAACTAAATCAGCCGGGGTGTTACAGAGATGTAAAAGACACGACTGTAGTCGCCCAGTTCAAAATGAAAAATCCGAAACCGGAAATGGCAGAATGGGGAACTCCTTATTTTCTTGCATGGACGACGACTCCTTGGACACTACCGTCAAATACTGCGCTATGCGTAGGGCCGAAAATCGATTATGTTGCGGTGCAGTCTTATAACCCTTATAGCGGAAAGCCTATCACAGTAGTTTTGGCAAAGGCTTTATTGAATACTCATTTCAATCCGAAAGCGGCAGACTTAGCTTTAGAAGATTATAAACCCGGAGACAAATTGATTCCCTATAAAGTGATTGCTGAATATAAAGGTCCGGACTTAGTCGGAATGGAATATGAACAACTTATTCCGTGGGTCAATCCGGGAGAAGGAGCATTCCGTGTCATTTCGGGAGATTATGTAACAACAGAAGACGGTACAGGTATCGTACATATTGCACCGACCTTCGGTGCTGATGACGCCCAAGTTGCTAAGGCTGCAGGAATACCTCCGTTACAAATGGTCAATAAAAAGGGAGAACTGCGTCCGATGGTAGATCTTACCGGAAAATTCTATTTACTCGATGAGCTGGACGACACATTTGTAAAAGAGTGTGTAAATGTAGATTTATACAAAGAATATGCCGGACGTTTCGTGAAAAATGCGTACGACCCGAATCTTACCGATAAAGACGAAACTCTCGATATTTCTATCTGTATGATGATGAAAGCCAATAATCAGGCATTCAAGATAGAAAAACATGTACATAATTATCCGCATTGCTGGCGTACCGACAAACCGGTATTATATTATCCGTTGGACAGTTGGTTTATCAAATCAACGGCTTGTAAAGATCAGATGATAGAACTGAACAAGACCATCAACTGGAAACCGGAATCTACCGGAACAGGACGTTTCGGAAAATGGCTGGAGAACTTGAATGACTGGAACTTGAGTCGTTCGCGCTACTGGGGTACACCTCTCCCTATTTGGCGTTCAGAAGAAGGAGAAGAAAAATGTATCGGATCGGTAGAAGAATTATATAACGAAATAGAAAAATCCATCGCTGCAGGATTCATGAAATTGAATCCGTACAAAGAAAAGGGGTTTGTACCGGGCGAATATAAAAAAGAAAATTACGACAAAATCGATTTACACAGGCCATACGTCGATGATATCGTGTTAGTATCGGAAAGCGGGAAGCCGATGAAACGAGAAAGCGACTTAATCGATGTGTGGTTCGACTCGGGTGCAATGCCTTATGCTCAAATACATTATCCATTTGAAAATAAAGAGTTGCTCGACAGTCACGAAATATACCCGGCAGACTTCATTGCCGAAGGGGTAGATCAAACCCGCGGATGGTTCTTTACCCTCCATGCCATTGCCACAATGGTTTTCGGCAGCGTCGCCTATAAAGCCGTTATCTCAAACGGTCTTGTGCTTGACAAAAACGGGAATAAAATGTCCAAACGGTTAGGCAATGCCGTTGATCCGTTCTCTACGATTGAGAAATACGGTTCAGACCCACTGCGTTGGTACATGATCACCAACTCATCTCCATGGGATAATCTGAAATTCGATACAGACGGTATAGAAGAAGTTCGCCGAAAATTTTTCGGGACACTTTACAATACCTATTCGTTTTTTGCTTTATATGCGAATGTGGACGGATTTACATTCTCCGAGCCGGAAATCCCCGTAGCAGAACGTCCTGAAATAGATCGCTGGATCATTTCTTTGTTGAATACTCTTGTAAAAGAGGTTGACGAACATTATAATAATTTCGAACCGACCCGTGCAGGGCGTGCTATTTCCGACTTTGTTAACGATAATCTAAGCAACTGGTATGTGCGTCTTAACCGGAAACGGTTCTGGGGAGGAACGATGGATGCAGATAAACTGTCTGCTTATCAGACTTTATACACATGTCTAGAAACTGTCGCTGCACTTATGTCTCCCATAGCACCGTTCTTTGCAGACCGGTTGTTCAGAGACCTGACATCCGCAACCGGACGTTCTGACAAATCGGTACATTTATGCGATTTTCCGACTTTACATCCGGAATATATAGACAAGACCTTAGAAGAACGTATGCAAATAGCTCAGGATATTACATCTATGGTACTTGCCTTGCGAAGAAAAGTAAATATTAAAGTACGTCAACCTCTAACAGCATTAATGGTTCCTGTTTTAGACGAAAAACAGAAAGAGGAAATCGAAGCGGTTAAAGATTTGATATTAAATGAAGTAAATGTAAAGGAACTGAATTTCGTAGACAATACGGCCGGAATACTCGTAAAACGGATCAAACCCGATTTTAAGAAGCTCGGACCGCGCTATGGAAAAATCATGAAGCAATTAGCCGCAGCTATCGCATCAATGGAACAAGAAGAAATAGCACGTTTCGAAACTGAAGGACAATTTACGTTCGATATCGAATCTCAACAGGCTACGATAGAATTGAATGACGTGGATATTATTTCTGAGGATATTCCCGGATGGTTAGTTGCCAATGAAGGACGATTGACTGTGGCTCTTGATATTACAGTCACAGAGGAACTTCGCCTTGAAGGAATAGCCCGAGAATTGGTCAATCGGATACAGAATATCAGAAAAGCGAGCGGTTTCGATATTACGGATAAAATAACCGTAAAACTGACCAGTCATTCTGAAACAGATTTTGCAATAAACAAATATGAAGATTACATAGCAAAACAAGTGCTTGCAGACTCGATAGAAATAGTCGATACCGTATCCGATGAGAATTGTACAGAGCTGGATTTCGATTCATTTAAATTACAAGTATCCGTAACAAAAGCATAA
- a CDS encoding TraR/DksA family transcriptional regulator, protein MSTKTRYSDAELEEFRAIIQEKLDKAYRDYDLLKSAVMNADGNDTSDTSPTFKVLEEGATTLSKEEAGQLAQRQMKFIQHLQAAMVRIENKTYGICRETGELIPKERLRAVPHATLSINAKKDQK, encoded by the coding sequence ATGAGTACAAAAACACGATATTCGGATGCAGAATTGGAAGAATTCCGCGCGATCATACAAGAAAAGCTCGACAAGGCTTACCGGGATTATGATCTGCTGAAGTCGGCAGTTATGAACGCTGACGGTAATGATACAAGTGATACTTCTCCTACGTTCAAAGTACTGGAAGAAGGTGCGACGACACTATCGAAAGAAGAAGCTGGTCAGTTAGCTCAACGACAGATGAAGTTCATACAACATCTGCAGGCTGCCATGGTAAGAATCGAGAACAAGACATACGGGATCTGTCGGGAAACCGGAGAATTGATTCCTAAAGAAAGATTACGGGCCGTACCTCATGCTACACTTAGTATCAATGCCAAAAAAGACCAGAAATAA